A single window of Fervidicoccus fontis Kam940 DNA harbors:
- a CDS encoding PUA domain-containing protein has product MSGGAVEVRCKGGFLRSIKAGEELVEKIEEISSSYMIRAEDVICSLAEPVENYYLRVNIMKGSREYVLSKMPHDSHASQDERFEEMINVKVRGGEKVEEMKRYVIADIKAAERVMLGSDLFMPGALKVVNGKRGEEVAVVSENGYVVGSGILDIDPSEVNPKKRGIAVRIERSPYKMVKLNSLDIFKEGYIYDQSFPSMLLIHASSPREGDVIADLTASPGGKISHAYEFTRGKAEYYAFDHTNAKVEKVEETMRRLGHENVKVYKADSRSLGKEFPWLSPSFTIVDPPCTGLGNRPRLSFSFEEEEQEVLIRLQKALLSEAIRITSPGGKIVYSTCTLTVEENEGVVEWALKNFPVCAEEPLAPYPRTKLSDFPFARFLPGYHKYPGFFFAVLKKL; this is encoded by the coding sequence TTGAGCGGTGGTGCGGTAGAAGTAAGGTGCAAAGGAGGATTCTTGAGGAGCATTAAGGCTGGAGAGGAACTTGTGGAAAAAATTGAGGAGATTTCAAGTTCATATATGATAAGAGCGGAGGACGTGATATGCTCTCTAGCTGAACCTGTTGAGAACTACTACCTGAGAGTGAATATAATGAAGGGGAGCAGAGAGTACGTCCTCTCAAAGATGCCTCACGACTCTCATGCTTCTCAAGATGAAAGGTTTGAGGAGATGATCAACGTCAAGGTAAGAGGAGGAGAGAAGGTTGAGGAGATGAAGAGATACGTGATCGCCGATATCAAGGCAGCAGAGAGGGTCATGCTGGGCTCAGACCTCTTCATGCCCGGGGCATTGAAAGTTGTCAATGGAAAGAGGGGGGAAGAGGTCGCAGTTGTTTCGGAAAACGGATATGTTGTTGGGAGTGGAATTCTGGACATCGATCCTTCAGAGGTGAATCCAAAAAAGAGGGGAATTGCCGTTAGGATCGAGAGGAGCCCATACAAAATGGTGAAGCTGAACTCTCTGGATATTTTCAAGGAGGGATACATCTACGACCAGTCATTCCCATCAATGCTCCTCATCCACGCTTCCTCTCCAAGAGAGGGAGATGTTATAGCAGATCTGACCGCATCGCCCGGCGGAAAGATCTCTCATGCATATGAATTCACTCGCGGAAAAGCTGAGTACTACGCCTTCGATCACACAAATGCGAAAGTTGAGAAGGTCGAGGAAACGATGAGGAGGCTCGGGCACGAAAATGTAAAGGTATACAAGGCTGATTCGAGGTCTTTGGGAAAGGAGTTCCCTTGGCTCTCTCCAAGCTTCACAATTGTCGATCCCCCATGCACGGGGCTAGGAAATAGGCCTAGGCTCTCTTTCAGCTTTGAAGAGGAAGAGCAGGAAGTCCTTATAAGGCTGCAGAAGGCTCTCCTGAGTGAAGCCATAAGGATAACATCTCCCGGGGGGAAGATCGTATACTCAACATGCACCTTGACGGTGGAGGAAAATGAAGGAGTGGTCGAATGGGCTTTGAAAAACTTTCCAGTATGTGCGGAAGAGCCCCTAGCGCCTTATCCGAGAACAAAGCTTTCAGATTTCCCCTTTGCGAGGTTCCTTCCAGGATACCACAAATATCCTGGCTTCTTCTTCGCCGTTCTCAAAAAGCTCTGA
- a CDS encoding DUF167 domain-containing protein: protein MPGKNGVAKSSIQIGNGFVDLIIYVKPKSKDTGIISERGELIFHSTQPPERGKVNASLIKFLSKLTGISSNKIEINRGEKDRVKTVRIYCDDPEKIVGLFAEYLSRE from the coding sequence ATGCCTGGTAAAAACGGCGTTGCAAAAAGCTCAATTCAGATAGGAAACGGGTTTGTCGACCTGATCATATATGTCAAGCCGAAATCCAAAGATACGGGCATCATTTCTGAACGGGGAGAGCTAATCTTTCATTCTACACAACCTCCAGAGCGGGGGAAAGTCAACGCTTCTCTAATAAAATTCCTCTCAAAACTTACCGGGATCTCATCAAATAAAATTGAAATAAATCGGGGGGAGAAGGATAGAGTTAAAACTGTTAGAATCTACTGCGATGACCCGGAAAAGATTGTCGGGCTCTTTGCTGAATATCTATCCAGGGAGTGA
- the cobT gene encoding nicotinate mononucleotide-dependent phosphoribosyltransferase CobT: protein MRKGKAVVVCVIASTLTSTIPNISLAGEMAAATLFTPALDVEYVQYGKPQSIDSIPTTPSGIPTPAVITRAALQLSNAPFIVVNSGSYVEPKLPALTLPSRRVGGRIDKEEALPRGTSKRLFSEAKTAGKTFSSLSDVVLIGESMPGGTTTALSILKGLGMGDCSSVSSSSNVNPIDIKKSVVEAALKRAEGMDDPFEINDVLGDPLHISIAGIAIGALSGGSHVILAGGTQMLAALALMRASGEEFDKEKVSIATTKWVFDDKGEKMGKLVGSLAPGASLVYADLSFSDSPFEGLKAYDEGFVKEGVGAGGTSVLALLKGRSVEDLKRSIYIEYERLMKMR from the coding sequence ATGAGAAAGGGAAAAGCTGTAGTAGTTTGCGTAATCGCCTCCACACTCACATCAACAATTCCGAACATTTCTCTGGCAGGGGAAATGGCAGCCGCTACTCTATTCACTCCAGCTCTAGATGTCGAGTACGTTCAGTATGGGAAGCCTCAAAGCATAGACTCTATCCCTACTACACCTTCGGGGATCCCCACGCCTGCAGTTATAACGAGGGCGGCACTTCAGCTTTCAAACGCGCCCTTCATTGTAGTGAATTCAGGGTCGTATGTGGAGCCAAAGCTGCCTGCCCTCACACTCCCTAGCAGGAGGGTCGGGGGGAGGATAGATAAAGAGGAAGCGCTTCCAAGAGGGACATCGAAAAGGCTATTTTCTGAGGCGAAGACCGCGGGGAAGACCTTCAGCTCTCTATCAGATGTTGTTTTGATAGGGGAGAGCATGCCTGGTGGTACAACTACTGCTCTTTCTATACTCAAGGGTTTGGGCATGGGGGACTGCAGTTCTGTAAGCAGCTCCTCAAATGTAAACCCTATTGACATAAAGAAATCGGTCGTAGAAGCAGCCCTCAAGAGGGCTGAAGGAATGGATGACCCATTCGAGATTAACGACGTTTTGGGGGACCCGCTCCACATATCAATAGCTGGAATCGCGATCGGCGCATTGAGCGGGGGGAGCCATGTAATACTTGCAGGTGGGACTCAAATGCTCGCAGCCTTAGCGCTCATGAGGGCATCAGGAGAGGAATTCGATAAGGAAAAGGTGAGCATAGCAACTACGAAGTGGGTCTTTGATGATAAGGGAGAGAAAATGGGCAAACTAGTGGGCTCATTAGCCCCTGGAGCTTCCTTAGTCTATGCGGACCTCTCCTTTTCCGACTCCCCCTTTGAAGGGCTTAAGGCTTATGATGAGGGGTTTGTGAAGGAGGGAGTTGGGGCAGGAGGGACCTCAGTACTAGCCCTATTGAAGGGAAGAAGCGTGGAGGATTTAAAGCGGTCCATATATATTGAGTATGAAAGGCTCATGAAAATGAGGTGA
- a CDS encoding SPFH domain-containing protein, whose protein sequence is MYISANLGEIIGISIAVLFVLIFFLSGIKVFKEWERAPYLVLGRFRGFKGPGIVYIVPLISKVPFVISTRLQTQAFKTEQTLTKDNVPVNVDAVMYFQPVDLEKVVLNVEDYILATTLAAQTTLREVIGGITLDELLAEREKIGTIARNIIDQKTEAWGIKVTSVEIRDVLIPTALQEAMSRQAAAERERRARVTLAQAEYEAAAKMIEAAKLYESSKYGLELRWMNILYELGLQGKGTLMLIPTNLMPAGPGAVSPYGIVGLREVAEMGEKKEEKTGKEGLTAK, encoded by the coding sequence ATGTATATAAGTGCAAATTTAGGAGAGATTATCGGAATATCTATCGCAGTTTTGTTCGTACTCATATTCTTTCTCTCAGGCATAAAGGTCTTTAAGGAGTGGGAAAGAGCACCTTACTTGGTCTTGGGGAGATTTAGAGGTTTCAAGGGGCCAGGAATAGTTTACATTGTTCCGCTCATAAGCAAGGTTCCATTCGTAATATCAACAAGGCTTCAAACTCAGGCGTTTAAAACCGAGCAGACGCTCACAAAGGACAACGTCCCTGTGAATGTAGATGCGGTAATGTACTTCCAGCCAGTCGACCTTGAGAAGGTCGTTTTGAACGTTGAAGATTATATTCTAGCTACAACTCTTGCTGCACAGACAACGCTTAGAGAAGTTATAGGAGGTATCACTCTTGATGAGCTTCTCGCGGAAAGGGAGAAGATAGGGACAATTGCAAGGAACATTATAGATCAGAAGACAGAGGCTTGGGGGATTAAGGTGACTTCCGTTGAGATTAGAGACGTATTAATTCCAACAGCCCTCCAGGAAGCGATGTCCAGACAGGCAGCAGCGGAAAGGGAGAGAAGGGCTAGGGTCACGCTTGCGCAGGCTGAATATGAAGCTGCAGCAAAAATGATAGAGGCTGCAAAGCTGTATGAATCAAGCAAGTACGGTCTAGAGCTGAGGTGGATGAATATATTGTATGAGCTCGGGCTTCAAGGAAAGGGCACGCTTATGCTAATACCAACTAATCTAATGCCTGCAGGCCCTGGAGCGGTCAGCCCTTACGGTATAGTAGGATTGAGAGAAGTTGCAGAGATGGGGGAAAAGAAAGAAGAGAAAACGGGGAAAGAAGGATTGACTGCAAAATAA
- a CDS encoding adenosylcobinamide amidohydrolase — protein sequence MSRVIVEESDALVIDLGKSYSSLSTSGCPKVYGGIRYIGFKRVPKNFEHVDLNNFCRETSRSLGIDIEESAIFLTAVDLKKYSRGSSSYKGVEAEAFVTYGVDSPSCFEGAERGKFGTINVAVIVDEPLSDVGLLDLFRTVSEVKGMIMSLGGPMCYSSSYVGTPSDATMVASPFGGERFAGSATDVGISASLAVLRALSEQIRNAPVDEHTAKTLGFKDIDEVVKLAVRAYRKAPIPFLSELDAEEEIKEEIDSILKDPNLRIIIRSARLAESFLSFGLLPGIEAEEYSSDSSGIIADEVMGKAIAEYLNGFKGLLAYYWIDRIKEGDKDLEDLSGLPLMTDDVVGAIVGGVLSRIYDKYSRK from the coding sequence ATATCAAGGGTAATTGTTGAGGAAAGCGATGCTTTAGTTATAGACCTGGGAAAGAGCTACTCTTCCCTCTCGACATCAGGCTGCCCAAAGGTTTATGGAGGGATCAGGTACATAGGGTTCAAAAGGGTTCCGAAGAACTTTGAGCATGTTGATCTTAACAACTTCTGCAGGGAAACTTCCAGAAGCTTGGGGATAGACATTGAGGAGTCCGCCATCTTTCTCACGGCTGTAGACTTGAAAAAATACTCGAGGGGATCTTCCAGCTACAAAGGGGTAGAAGCGGAGGCTTTCGTTACGTATGGCGTAGATTCTCCTTCATGCTTTGAAGGTGCAGAGAGAGGGAAGTTCGGGACCATAAATGTGGCTGTAATCGTGGATGAGCCTCTTAGCGATGTGGGGCTTTTGGACCTCTTCAGGACAGTTTCCGAGGTGAAGGGGATGATAATGTCACTCGGCGGCCCAATGTGCTACTCTTCATCTTATGTAGGAACGCCTTCAGATGCGACAATGGTCGCCTCTCCATTTGGAGGGGAGAGATTTGCAGGCTCGGCTACAGATGTGGGGATCTCTGCATCCTTAGCGGTTTTGAGAGCGCTTTCAGAGCAGATCAGGAACGCTCCTGTTGATGAGCACACCGCGAAAACTCTTGGATTCAAAGATATTGACGAGGTCGTAAAGCTGGCAGTGAGGGCCTACAGAAAAGCGCCAATACCGTTCCTCAGTGAACTTGATGCTGAGGAAGAAATAAAAGAGGAGATCGACTCCATTCTAAAGGACCCGAACCTGAGGATAATCATAAGGAGTGCGAGGCTCGCCGAATCATTCCTGTCCTTTGGGCTGCTTCCAGGGATTGAAGCGGAGGAGTACTCAAGCGATTCCTCTGGAATAATAGCTGATGAGGTAATGGGAAAGGCTATTGCCGAATACTTAAACGGATTCAAAGGCCTCCTCGCATACTACTGGATAGACAGGATCAAGGAGGGGGATAAAGATCTCGAGGATTTGAGCGGGCTGCCTCTGATGACTGACGACGTGGTCGGAGCGATTGTTGGAGGGGTGCTCAGCAGGATATACGATAAGTATTCGAGGAAGTGA